Proteins encoded within one genomic window of Candidatus Schekmanbacteria bacterium:
- a CDS encoding ribbon-helix-helix protein, CopG family → MRTVLSVSLPKNISEELDCFAKKTGRNKSDIVKESLSLFLWEMKLRAVQKKLGPKAKKVGIVSEEDVFKAVS, encoded by the coding sequence ATGAGAACCGTTTTATCCGTGAGTCTTCCCAAGAACATTTCAGAGGAACTTGACTGTTTTGCAAAAAAAACAGGACGCAACAAGAGTGATATTGTGAAAGAATCTCTGAGTCTGTTTCTTTGGGAAATGAAACTCAGGGCAGTGCAGAAGAAACTTGGTCCAAAAGCAAAAAAAGTTGGCATTGTCAGCGAGGAAGATGTTTTTAAAGCAGTATCATGA